The Serinus canaria isolate serCan28SL12 chromosome 18, serCan2020, whole genome shotgun sequence region AAAAGCATGAATGACCTGTGAGCATAAACTGCACAGATGTGGCCAGTTGttcagctgctctccagagagCCTTAAgactgctgctggaaaagttccaaaaattaaattcctcaTCATGTGGAGGAAGATAAAACAGttcctgctctgaaaaatgCCTTGCAATAAAGTAAGCACTAGATGGAAGCAACCCTTCAATCACAGCACCTTCATGTAGCCACAAAGTCTTTTAAACAACCACTAAACCCCTCAGACATACATCCTTTTATCTTAGAGATTTCAGCAGATACTTGAAGGGCACTTTCCTTGTAATTTTCAAgtataaacatttaaatttgTCAAACAATTAGAAAGTCCTTCAGCTTTGTGCTTTCAGAGCTGGCTGACTGAATGAGTGACTACAGCAAGGAAAAACATCTTCTCAGATGCTCCTAGCATCATCAGCAGAAAGGGAAGTGTCAACCCCATTGTGTCCCTGGTCACAGAGAATGATGGAACAGACAAGATCTGACATTTGCCTGCTGATTCATCAAAAGTACTGCTACAGCACCAGTTAATTTAGCATTGATCTAATTATCAGCAAAGCAAGGCACATTCAGTGCACAGGAGAGTCAAACTCCTGATGCACCTTTGCTTCCGTTTAAAGCTGAGCCTGCCAGGATCCTTGTCCTTTAGCTGGAAGAAGTAAACTGCCCCTTCTCATACCTCTCACTGCCAAAGACTGTTGGGAAGAGCCTCCTTTAGCCCTGAACTGAAACAGCAACATTCCATAGCAACCACTTCTGGAGGGCACATTAGAATCACAGataattcaggttggaaaagacctcaaagatcatcaagtccaaactTGTAGGAACAAACAGCTGTAGCTGCTCAAATGTTTGGTCCCACCTCTCCACAGAGTTCAGCTGATATCAAACGTGTCTGAAGAGGGCAGGATAAATCCCACTGTCCATCTCACCTTCGCAGGATTTGCCAGAAGCATGACCTGGGTGATGGCAGCTGGTGGCTGGATGGGATTGAACGGGGACAGCTCAGTGCCAGAGGGTGGCTGTAGCTTCACCTTCATGGACTGCAAATGAAATAGAGAGCAGAACCTCAGGGATGATCTCCTGCCTTGGGGAGAAGGATGAAGGATGCATGCACAGGCTGGGGGGACAAGAGCACACATCCAAATGCTAGAGAATCAACTCACAAGTGAGAATGAGGGAAcaaaagccagcacagcttgcaaaacacaaaaggaaCAGGCAGATCTTGACTTATCCTGTTCAGTGTTTTCTGCCTCTGACAAGAACCTTTGTGCTCTGGAAAGAGGACTTGGAAGCCCAGGGCACcggaaatatttctctgtctgctctggggtgccctgacccccaggggagcactgactttgacctTTATTCAtagagaaagtttcccagacttccaAGATAAACTAGAATCCAtgaaagtgtgaaatagattatagagagcagtgtaggcgtatcacttggtgagaaatttaggttttgggatttttagtatgttgtggatggaagcaagatggagggcacagggtgtggtcctgggtttcttcttcatgcttcttcttcctccttctccaagggTTTGGGTgacattttgtaattgggcagaaaagtctttgcagctctttgggatcagttattgggttaaattaaataaatcagttattgggaaaataatctaggtgtcagttcttaattagatagtttagtcttaaaagaccttgtaacaagagattgttggccattttgtgccttctaatgaaaagctgctgaactcacagtaatgagactgttttactgataagaaataataaacacttgagtccAAACACAaattactgtctcaagtgccttcaatccagacccagaaaaACCAACGACTGGTACCCCCACAAGCACAGCCTATGGAAAAGTCAGACCAGGCTGTCCCAAGTCCCAGAGTCCACGGCCAGGCCTTTCTGGCTGCAGTCTCTGTCCCGTGTGTCCCTACCTTGGGCACGGCCGCCTGCAGCACGATGTTCCTGATGGGCAGTGGTGCCGTGTTCAGCATGGACACCACCACGACCAGCACATCCGAGCGCCCCGGCGGGCACTCCCGGGCAAAGTGCAGCAGGATCCGGAACCCGTTCTTGTCGTAGGCTGTCACGGGCAGGGCACTGCCTGCCatagggagagaagggagaggatCCAGGCACATGCTGCAGGAGATGGTCTGAGGCAGCATCAGATTATTAGGATGTTTGGCTAGAGCTGCTCATCCCTTCTCTCTATTTCATGAGCTTTGACAAGAAActctgcctttaaaaaatatccagaGCGAAgtgaaaaacccaaaatactTACTGGGTTTAATGGATTCCAAGGGAACATGGACATTGGCCAAAGAAATTTCAGGTGCTTTCACGGGACTGCCTTGCTGCTGGAATGATGCCGGCTGGAAGAGAGGACTTCCTGatccagcagggcagctgcttgggaagggagctggaggggccCCAGAGGCactggctgccagccctgaaGGTGCTGTTGATGGGGCAGGGGTGACAGTGGTTGGCAAAGTAACCCCAGGGAACACTGAAGGTGTCGCCATGCCTTGGGTGGCACTCCTGCgagagagacagaaaagctgcagtgaaTGGAGCTGGAAGTGAAGCAGGAATTTCACTGATACCCAGAGATAACAGCTCATCATGAGGacaaagcagcagcctggagtCAGACTGGATTTGTGACTCTGCAGAGTCTCACATGAGGAGACCTACAAGGACAAGGGCGGTGGTTGGCTTGGGGTCACTTCTCTAAGTCAGGAAGGAAATGGGGCCTGTTGTACCTTACCAGCTAGTTCCCCTTGACACCACACCTTTGGATCAGGCAACAGtacagctctgtgctttgcGAGCCTTTCCCTCACAGAGACGGGGAACTCGTATGAGTTTGTAAACTGAAAcctctgagaagaaaaatcccaatCCCAACATTTCTACCAAACCAGAAAGTTGAAAGTCACCCTCAGAACTTGGCACTGCAGTGAGCTTGGCTTCTAACTGTAGAGCCAAAGCAAAGTCAGGACTTTTGCTTACCCTTTGGCTTCTTCAAGGAGTTGTCCCAATGCATCCATCTTATGTGACATATTGCCCCCCACAGACAAGCTGAAgtagccaggagcagctggaattgTCTTAGGaggccctgcaggggcagctggtACAGCAGGAAATACAAACGGTGCTGAGTTTggtgctgggatgctgggagcagcctgggaggctGAGAAAGCAGAAGGCAGTGTGGCTGATGTCCCACACGTGGTCTGTGATGTGTGATGGAGAAGAGGGTTCCCTGTAGGGTTGCAAGCAACAGTCACTGTCTTCGGATTAAAGAAATCCAGGTCCAACTGCTCATTCTGAAAGAGAGGACAGGCAGATGCTCTAACTCACTGCTGGCCCTGatgcagggatggcactgctCTGTTACAGAAGGACAGAGGTTTACCACAAAAACAGGTTCTGGGTGACAAGCAGCAAAGTCTGTGGCCTATCTCACGGCTACACCTGATCTGTAATTAAAGCAAAGCAAGGACTAACATCATGGGGACAGATGGGACACTGAGAAAGCCAGGTTCAGGAATACCTACTCTGTTTAAACACAGCTATCCCAGACTTTAGGGCTAAGCCAGACTGCCCCTTTGCCTGTGTGTGTGATCACATGCTTCTCCAAGGTGACAGTGTGTCCTGAGTCCTCCCACAACATCagtctctccctccctccccttccctgagAGTCCTCCTTTGTACCTCAAACATGCTCCACTGGTTGTTCTCTGAggtctccttccctgctgcaggggctgggtcATTCAGGCCTGAAGGGAAAAAcaacagaaggagaaaatgaatTCAGCGTAACTCCTCGGCTGCTGTTTCAGTACCATCAAAACTTGATTCAGCCCTTCCAGAGCCCAAGAACCGGATGAAACACTGAGATGGACTGCAAGTCTGTGATGAGAAAGAGActgacagccccagcagccaaCAATCATGCCCTGCACacttctgccctgcctgctcttctGCCCCATCGTGACTGGCATTGCCTTCTGCTATTCACATCTGGGCTCCACAGACAGGGATCCTGCAGGCTCCTATGCACAGTCCCTCTGAGGAACCTTCTCCTTAGGTTCTTCATCTGTCCCAAACTGCAGCCTGTACACACAGCatgtcccagcagccccacagatcAGACTTCAATTGCACTAAACAGTTACTTTcttgcagccagctctggaaaGAGATTTTAATACTGACTCACTGACCAGGGCTTATATCCAGAATGATGCAAGAGAGCATTCCCTGGAATCCAGGAACATGGAGAACACAAAAGCAGCCTTTCTTAGGATAGACTGAGCAGCCCTTTTGCAGGCCTCTCATCATCTTACCCAAGCACAGGAGCTCCTCATCCAGCAAGGACAGGGAGTTGGTTGTGCTGCCTGGCTGAGTGGGTGCTGTTTCCACCTGGCTGGAGGAGGCGCTGCGGAGTGGTGCGAAcgcctggggaggaggagggaggatggggatctcagctgggccaggggctgtgccaggggctgttGCCAGGCTGCCAGGGGGCAGCGGAGGTGGCGGCACGCTGGTGACATCCAGTCCAGCAAGGTCAATGAGGGTGTTGAGATTACTGGTGGAGttgctccctgcagcagacAGGAGAAGAACACTActaggaaaaaaggcaaaaggcTCAGAGCAAACCCAGTGTGCGCAAGAAATCAGTAGAGAGATCCTCATCTGAGCATGGCTTATGGCTCTTTGTAACAGAGAAAGGATATTTGCTGTCTGGACTATGTAAATCAACACATATACTTAAAAGGATGAAAATCTGCTGCAACCACTGCTCTTTCCCCAGTGCTTCACAATTTATGATCTCTTCAAAAATCTTTTGAACTCAAATGAGGCTTTGGGAGTTCCTACAGCATTATAATAAACAGAAGTTaccagagagctggaaagctgaaagaaattCATACCATCTCAATCTTCATATTTAGAACAGTCTTGTCCCAGTAAGATGCTACCAGGAAGCAGCAAAAATGTTTGAGTCCCAAGTGGTTATTCTGTCACACTTGTGTCCAGAGCTTTCAGTGGTGAAGCTCAAGTGTGAAGTGGGCAACTGGCCTGAATTCACAAATGGAATTACTtgcaaaaccaggaaaaggACCCCTGGTCCAGTTCCTACTCTTCAGCTCTCGTGTTTTTGATAAAATCATCTTCTTCTTACACATTACCATTAAGAAACAGGACAAATGTGGGGAGGAAAATGTGAGAGAACTTCCAGCCACACAAACTGCTCCCATGGAGGTTTGCTACTGATGTCATCAAAGGTTTCAATAATATGGACTGAGCAATGGAGAACgcaaagctgcagcactgtTGCTCCTGTCCAGAACTGTTTATCCACTGCTCAGGAGCCTTCTTGTTCCCCCTCTGATTCACAAACTGTTGGCCACAAGAACCATCAAAAGCTACTTTAATAAAACAGGAAACATCATTCAAAAGACTTAGAATTGCAGGATtcaaaaattaaacaattgGTTTCCCAGGAACTTACCTTCCACTACAGACATCCCAGGGAGATCCACTTCACCATTGATCACTTGCCcctctattatttttttataggAATTTATCACACGTGATAAATTGTCACTGGCCTGCAGAATGTCCCCTACAAGAGAGATAAAAATGACCTCCAAG contains the following coding sequences:
- the GGA3 gene encoding ADP-ribosylation factor-binding protein GGA3 isoform X2; amino-acid sequence: MAEAEGESLESWLNKATNPSNRQEDWEYIIGFCDQINKELEGPQIAVRLLAHKIQSPQEWEAVQALTVLEACMKNCGRRFHNEVGKFRFLNELIKVVSPKYLGDRVSEKVKSKVIELLYSWTVALPEESKIKDAYYMLKRQGIVVFDPVIPADRALIPSPPPRPKNPVFDDEEKSKLLAKLLKSKNPDDLQEANKLIKSMDEARIQKVTKRMHTLEEVNNNVKLLNEMLVHYSKEESSEADRELMKELYERCETKRRTLFKLASETEDNDSSLGDILQASDNLSRVINSYKKIIEGQVINGEVDLPGMSVVEGSNSTSNLNTLIDLAGLDVTSVPPPPLPPGSLATAPGTAPGPAEIPILPPPPQAFAPLRSASSSQVETAPTQPGSTTNSLSLLDEELLCLGLNDPAPAAGKETSENNQWSMFENEQLDLDFFNPKTVTVACNPTGNPLLHHTSQTTCGTSATLPSAFSASQAAPSIPAPNSAPFVFPAVPAAPAGPPKTIPAAPGYFSLSVGGNMSHKMDALGQLLEEAKGSATQGMATPSVFPGVTLPTTVTPAPSTAPSGLAASASGAPPAPFPSSCPAGSGSPLFQPASFQQQGSPVKAPEISLANVHVPLESIKPSSALPVTAYDKNGFRILLHFARECPPGRSDVLVVVVSMLNTAPLPIRNIVLQAAVPKSMKVKLQPPSGTELSPFNPIQPPAAITQVMLLANPAKEKVRLRYRLTFTLGDQPSTEVGEVDQFPPVEQWGNL
- the GGA3 gene encoding ADP-ribosylation factor-binding protein GGA3 isoform X1 — encoded protein: MAEAEGESLESWLNKATNPSNRQEDWEYIIGFCDQINKELEGPQIAVRLLAHKIQSPQEWEAVQALTVLEACMKNCGRRFHNEVGKFRFLNELIKVVSPKYLGDRVSEKVKSKVIELLYSWTVALPEESKIKDAYYMLKRQGIVVFDPVIPADRALIPSPPPRPKNPVFDDEEKSKLLAKLLKSKNPDDLQEANKLIKSMVKEDEARIQKVTKRMHTLEEVNNNVKLLNEMLVHYSKEESSEADRELMKELYERCETKRRTLFKLASETEDNDSSLGDILQASDNLSRVINSYKKIIEGQVINGEVDLPGMSVVEGSNSTSNLNTLIDLAGLDVTSVPPPPLPPGSLATAPGTAPGPAEIPILPPPPQAFAPLRSASSSQVETAPTQPGSTTNSLSLLDEELLCLGLNDPAPAAGKETSENNQWSMFENEQLDLDFFNPKTVTVACNPTGNPLLHHTSQTTCGTSATLPSAFSASQAAPSIPAPNSAPFVFPAVPAAPAGPPKTIPAAPGYFSLSVGGNMSHKMDALGQLLEEAKGSATQGMATPSVFPGVTLPTTVTPAPSTAPSGLAASASGAPPAPFPSSCPAGSGSPLFQPASFQQQGSPVKAPEISLANVHVPLESIKPSSALPVTAYDKNGFRILLHFARECPPGRSDVLVVVVSMLNTAPLPIRNIVLQAAVPKSMKVKLQPPSGTELSPFNPIQPPAAITQVMLLANPAKEKVRLRYRLTFTLGDQPSTEVGEVDQFPPVEQWGNL